In Lacerta agilis isolate rLacAgi1 chromosome 8, rLacAgi1.pri, whole genome shotgun sequence, one genomic interval encodes:
- the SPATA2L gene encoding spermatogenesis-associated protein 2-like protein, which translates to MSPGAVLQEKYRQCLENNFHQGHTGICTDSSLKEQMWRQLLEDPEVHSALRGEDTFAMLAAALRGQLDLGPVLQNLGRAFEVLELAAVNLYFFPWRKEFGTIKTFSGVYVHVLQGVLPEADITRSFRRLGYIPRDSLHLVIAQLPPSASLLTAACCFFAARVECEILGKIVRELEPYAASPEDLLQARREAKGSLENCVAKLQRLVRWPRGRDFPVEPADAIDLYRESPEGQGPYGDPLGPRLALSSQQHQHPIPLCERSSPRLRSREQHFQTPQGLVENRSKMWVLGPEEPPYGNGIPASEGPDLETSFSFISLRRELSRTTEADYPTPLGSHFLSPSPHYDSPGGPQLHRGSSPASPSARQSRSPQLSPTGMHRAPVLGTGMSPTEPPRYHLHSCMRPGTLPASCCNTCRLLHGSSCDGAQVCRSSHHMEELQSEKQQRLWLQRTEVDKLLHEGLPGVWQ; encoded by the exons ATGTCTCCTGGAGCAGTACTGCAGGAGAAGTATCGCCAGTGCTTGGAGAACAATTTCCACCAGGGCCACACTGGCATCTGCACCGACTCGTCCCTGAAGGAGCAGATGTGGCGGCAACTGCTGGAGGATCCAGAGGTTCACAGTGCCCTGAGAGGGGAGGACACCTTTGCCATGCTTGCTGCGGCCCTGCGAGGACAGCTGGATCTGGGACCGGTGCTCCAGAATCTTGGCCGGGCCTTTGAGGTGCTGGAGCTGGCAGCTGTCAATCTTTACTTCTTCCCCTGGCGCAAGGAATTTGGAACCATAAAA ACCTTCTCAGGTGTTTACGTGCACGTCCTCCAGGGAGTCCTGCCTGAGGCCGACATCACCAGGAGTTTCCGCCGGCTGGGCTACATCCCAAGAGACAGCCTCCACCTGGTCATCGCCCAGCTGCCTCCAAGTGCCAGCCTCCTCACTGCAGCCTGCTGCTTTTTTGCAGCCAGGGTCGAATGCGAGATCCTGGGGAAGATCGTGCGGGAGCTGGAGCCGTACGCCGCTTCACCTGAAGATCTTCTCCAGGCCCGCAGGGAAGCCAAAGGCAGCCTGGAGAACTGTGTGGCCAAGTTGCAGCGCCTGGTGCGGTGGCCTAGGGGCAGAGACTTCCCTGTGGAGCCAGCTGATGCGATAGACCTGTACAGGGAGAGTCCGGAAGGGCAGGGCCCGTATGGCGACCCTTTGGGACCTAGGTTGGCATTGTCAtcgcagcagcaccagcaccccATTCCCCTCTGCGAGCGCAGTAGCCCCCGGTTGCGGAGCAGAGAGCAGCACTTCCAGACTCCGCAGGGGCTTGTGGAGAACAGGAGCAAGATGTGGGTGCTGGGCCCGGAGGAGCCACCATACGGCAATGGGATACCAGCCTCGGAGGGCCCCGATCTGGAGACCTCCTTCTCCTTTATCTCCCTGCGGCGGGAGCTCAGCAGAACTACGGAAGCGGACTACCCCACACCTCTGGGAAGCCACTTCTTGTCTCCCAGCCCTCACTACGACAGCCCTGGCGGCCCCCAGCTCCACCGAGGCAGCAGCCCAGCCTCTCCCTCAGCAAGGCAGTCAAGGAGCCCCCAACTGAGCCCCACGGGGATGCACCGAGCTCCGGTGCTGGGCACGGGGATGTCCCCGACAGAGCCGCCGCGCTATCATCTGCATTCGTGCATGCGCCCAGGCACCCTCCCGGCCTCCTGCTGCAACACCTGCAGGTTGTTGCACGGCAGCAGCTGCGACGGAGCACAGGTCTGCCGGAGCAGCCACCACATGGAAGAGCTGCAAAGCGAGAAGCAGCAGCGCCTCTGGCTGCAGAGGACAGAGGTCGACAAGCTGCTACACGAGGGGCTGCCGGGAGTCTGGCAATAG